A window of Pomacea canaliculata isolate SZHN2017 linkage group LG3, ASM307304v1, whole genome shotgun sequence contains these coding sequences:
- the LOC112560188 gene encoding uncharacterized protein LOC112560188, which yields MFTKSRTSVTCIACWVLGFMLSLPPLVGVGSYCYYPKAHVCSFCREGHQIYPKVVIAVLTIIPMCIIGYCNYSIFRYWKTAYSAKNKAQRFQKKPKRKDRNVRPASGNEAELPNVTFDPENDPVSTTNDSDYTRDWRRTAKSCPMVHPHHRSSQAGNRKSGRQVDASTDNLSEDVLTSIEAPDELEECSRTPDSDLCSSSEEYSRFPSDTCNPQSSIARSEEQTAGQKGLDTRLDGEACCEALRSEVDKEHRDSEKHATDENGDEQSKETLSGGNHEDLEAELPNNQKSSVRKFPFKSNSTRTKGSR from the coding sequence ATGTTCACCAAGTCCCGCACATCAGTCACCTGCATCGCCTGCTGGGTGCTGGGCTTCatgctctctctccctccactgGTGGGAGTCGGCTCGTACTGCTATTACCCCAAAGCACACGTTTGCTCCTTCTGTAGAGAGGGACATCAGATATACCCCAAAGTGGTGATCGCTGTGTTGACCATAATCCCCATGTGCATCATTGGATACTGCAATTATAGTATTTTTCGCTACTGGAAGACCGCGTATTCAGCTAAAAATAAGGCACAACGCTTCCAGAAGAAACCGAAGAGGAAAGACAGGAACGTGCGACCTGCAAGCGGCAACGAGGCTGAGCTGCCAAATGTAACCTTTGATCCTGAGAACGATCCAGTGTCGACGACCAACGACAGCGACTACACCAGAGACTGGAGAAGAACCGCCAAGAGCTGCCCCATGGTGCATCCGCATCACAGAAGCAGCCAAGCTGGGAATAGGAAGTCTGGAAGGCAAGTAGACGCGTCCACAGACAATCTGAGCGAGGATGTCCTCACCAGCATAGAGGCACCTGATGAGTTGGAGGAGTGCTCGCGTACTCCAGACAGCGATCTGTGTAGCTCCAGCGAGGAGTACTCAAGATTCCCCAGCGACACATGTAACCCACAGTCAAGTATCGCCAGAAGCGAAGAGCAGACAGCAGGACAGAAAGGTCTGGACACACGACTCGATGGAGAGGCATGTTGTGAAGCTCTGAGGTCAGAGGTGGACAAGGAACACCGCGATTCCGAAAAGCACGCGACAGACGAGAACGGAGACGAGCAATCAAAAGAGACCTTATCGGGAGGAAACCATGAAGACTTGGAGGCTGAGTTGCCGAACAACCAAAAGAGCTCCGTGAGGAAATTTCCCTTCAAATCAAACTCGACTCGCACTAAGGGAAGCCGCTGA
- the LOC112558826 gene encoding uncharacterized protein LOC112558826 — protein sequence MTAKTNGTDARQNCTLLLHTCNPSLKPDAQFGVRTRQSIQLVQCHVIQSVETTCSSFKKLQSCVNNTLLPNYCEDDPVISSQISNLRQSYSDPCSTDTMCAIELVKCACTADILNSASMCKSIDIYKNCAGKIKDCDKSTQVWQSLSITFKMSEGACNTECPSAFTCWMYAEDQVDFLFARLHSSVEISKSQTCRSLATRFQCLLKNTSYAVPASVFSGSGLKKATKQYAQSFSQTQQTLLPVQVSGLVFTKLNWYRRSALMTSSRWSLF from the exons ATGACTGCTAAAACCAATG GTACAGATGCCAGACAAAACTGTACATTGCTTCTTCACACCTGCAATCCATCTCTCAAGCCAGATGCACAGTTTGGTGTCAGAACCCGCCAGTCAATCCAGTTAGTCCAGTGCCACGTCATCCAGTCTGTGGAAACTACCTGCTC TTCTTTTAAGAAACTGCAGTCTTGTGTTAACAATACTTTGTTGCCAAATTACTGTGAAGATGATCCTGTGATCAGCAGTCAAATAAGTAATCTTCGACAGTCTTACAGTGACCCTTGTTCAACAG ACACCATGTGCGCCATCGAGCTCGTGAAGTGCGCGTGCACTGCTGACATCTTAAACTCCGCCAGCATGTG CAAGAGTATAGACATTTACAAGAACTGTGCAGGGAAGATAAAAGACTGCGATAAAAGTACACAAGTGTGGCAGTCGCTGTCaatcacatttaaaatgtcTGAAGGAGCGTGCAACACAG agtGTCCTAGTGCTTTCACTTGTTGGATGTATGCTGAAGATCAAGTCGACTTCCTGTTCGCCAGACTACATTCATCTGTTGAGATATCTAAAAGCCAGACTTGCAG gaGTCTTGCGACTCGGTTCCAATGTCTCTTGAAAAACACCAGTTATGCAGTTCCAGCCTCAGTCTTCAGTGGCAGCGGGTTGAAAAAAGCTACGAAGCAGTATGCTCAA TCTTTCAgccaaacacaacaaacacttcttCCTGTGCAAGTCTCAGGACTTGTGTTTACAAAGCTCAACTGGTATCGGAGGTCAGCCTTGATGACCTCAAGTCGATGGTCGTTGTTTTGA